Genomic window (Hydrogenimonas cancrithermarum):
GTTTTGAGCCGAAAGAGCTCGACCGTCTCGTCGAGCAGCTCAATGCGGAAGGGATCAAGGAGATCAAGATGGTATCGCTTTTGGCGGATCGGCAGGAGAAACTGAAAGATATCGCCATTGAAGATCTGTTGGCACGTAAACCCAAAGATCTCGATATGGAGGCGATCGAAGATTTTGTCAAAGGGAAAACGATTCTGGTGACGGGCGCGGGTGGCAGTATCGGGAGTGAAATCTGCAAAGAGGTACTCGAATTCGGTGCGAAACGGCTCATCATGGTCGATAATTCGGAGTTCAATCTGTACCAGATCGCGGAAAAGGTCGATTCGCTGAAATCGGTTGCGAAACTGGTTTCCGTAAGCGACAGGGAGAGGCTGAAGAGAGTGTTTGAAAGGTATCGTCCCGATATCGTGATCCATGCTGCGGCCTATAAGCATGTTCCGCTGTGTGAATCGAACATCGCCGAAGCGATCGAGAACAACCTGTTGGGTGTGATGAACGTCATCGACCTCTCTGTCAAATATGGGGTGAAAAAGGTAGTCAATATCTCCAGTGACAAAGCGGTGAGGCCGACGAATGTGATGGGCGCGACAAAGCGCATTGGCGAGCTTTATGCGCAGAATGTCGAAAACGGCGAAACGGAGATCGTCTCGGTGCGTTTCGGCAATGTTTTGGGTTCGAGCGGCAGCGTCGTACCGAAATTCAAGGAACAGATAGAGCGGGGCGGGCCGGTGACGGTGACCCATCCGGAGATTACCCGTTACTTCATGCTGATTCCGGAAGCGTGCCAGTTGGTGCTTCAGGCGGCGGCGATTGCCAAGGGCGGTGAGCTTTTTATTTTGGATATGGGCGAGCCTGTCAAAATTGTCGACCTGGCCAGAAAGATGATCCGCCTTTATGGGAAAGAGCAGGAGATCGATATCGAGTTTACGGGTCTCCGGCCGGGAGAAAAATTGTATGAAGAGCTGTTGATCGACGATGCGGAGTGCAAAACCAGATATGCCTCGATCTATGTCGCGAAATCGACCGAGTACCCGATAGAAGCGCTTCGTAAAGATATTGAAGCGCTTTTGAATGCGGAAGATAAAATGGAAATTCTGAAGAAGATCGTGCCGGAATTTCTCCGACGGGAAACCGATCGGCTAAAAGAGATACACTCTTCTAGCACTCGGTCTTGAGTACTGCACCGTTGGCGGCGTTGGAGACGAGCAGGCTGTAGCGCTTGAGCCATTTGCTCTGGATATTTTTCTTTTTCGGTGTCCATGTTTTTCGGCGCGTTTCGAGCTCTTCGTCGCTCAGGTCGACACGCAGCAGGTGGGCGTCGACGTCAAGCTCGATGATGTCCCCGTCTTTGAGAAGGCCGATGGTGCCGCCTTCCGCCGCTTCCGGGCTGACATGGCCGATGGAGGCGCCGCGGGTCGCACCGCTGAAGCGGCCATCGGTGATGAGCGCCACTTTGTCGCCAAGGCCCATTCCCATGATGAGGCTGGTGGGTGCCAGCATCTCCTGCATTCCCGGGCCTCCTTTGGGCCCTTCGTAGCGGATGACGACGACGTCGCCCGCTTTGACCTTGCCGCTCATGATGCCCGTAATCGCTTCGGGCTGGCTGTCGAAACAGACGGCCGGGCCTTTGAACCGGCGCATATTCGGATCGATG
Coding sequences:
- a CDS encoding UDP-N-acetylglucosamine 4,6-dehydratase family protein; the protein is MLLKPTFAKRILFFLLADLFLGTLSLYSAYVLRFNFAIPPQFLDHFWRVAFVLLLCKAIAFFLFKIYYKSWRYFGLQDLKQLFFAHVAAYTAFVLIFLAASSWFNPMPRSAVIIDFVLSLMFIGFLRISKRLFLETYEREERKKALIVGMTPRTPQIIKSALSGDIPYYPSAVVAKDGSMAGTYVENVKVYDFGKLSKVIRDEGIASALIAGSFEPKELDRLVEQLNAEGIKEIKMVSLLADRQEKLKDIAIEDLLARKPKDLDMEAIEDFVKGKTILVTGAGGSIGSEICKEVLEFGAKRLIMVDNSEFNLYQIAEKVDSLKSVAKLVSVSDRERLKRVFERYRPDIVIHAAAYKHVPLCESNIAEAIENNLLGVMNVIDLSVKYGVKKVVNISSDKAVRPTNVMGATKRIGELYAQNVENGETEIVSVRFGNVLGSSGSVVPKFKEQIERGGPVTVTHPEITRYFMLIPEACQLVLQAAAIAKGGELFILDMGEPVKIVDLARKMIRLYGKEQEIDIEFTGLRPGEKLYEELLIDDAECKTRYASIYVAKSTEYPIEALRKDIEALLNAEDKMEILKKIVPEFLRRETDRLKEIHSSSTRS